In Microtus pennsylvanicus isolate mMicPen1 chromosome 12, mMicPen1.hap1, whole genome shotgun sequence, the following proteins share a genomic window:
- the Dck gene encoding deoxycytidine kinase — MATPPKRFCPSPSASSEGTRIKKISIEGNIAAGKSTFVNILKQVCEDWEVVPEPVARWCNVQNTQDEFEELTTSQKSGGNVLQMMYEKPERWSFTFQSYACLSRIRAQLAALNGKLKDAEKPALFFERSVYSDRYIFASNLYESDCMNETEWTVYQDWHDWMNSQFGQSLELDGIIYLRATPEKCLNRIYLRGRNEEQGIPLEYLEKLHYKHESWLLHRTLKTNFDYLQEVPILTLDVNEDFKDKHESLVEKVKEFLSTL, encoded by the exons ATGGCCACCCCGCCTAAGAGGTTCTGCCCTTCTCCCTCCGCCAGCTCCGAGGGGACACGCATCAAGAAGATCTCCATCGAGGGGAACATCG CCGCTGGGAAGTCCACATTCGTGAATATCCTGAAGCAAGTCTGTGAGGACTGGGAAGTGGTTCCTGAACCTGTTGCCAGGTGGTGCAACGTTCAGAATACGCAAGATGAGTTTGAG GAATTGACAACGTCTCAGAAAAGTGGTGGGAATGTTCTTCAGATGATGTACGAGAAACCTGAACGGTGGTCTTTCACCTTCCAATCCTATGCCTGCCTCAGCCGGATCCGAGCTCAGCTTGCCGCCCTTAATGGCAAGCTCAAAGATGCAGAGAAACCCGCATTATTTTTTGAGCGATCTGTATACAGTGACAG GTATATTTTCGCATCTAATTTGTATGAATCTGACTGCATGAATGAAACAGAGTGGACAGTATATCAGGACTGGCATGACTGGATGAATAGCCAGTTTGGGCAAAGTCTTGAGCTGGATGGAATCATTTATCTTCGAGCTACTCCAGAG AAATGCTTAAATAGAATATATTTACGGGGAAGAAACGAAGAACAAGGCATTCCTCTTGAATACTTAGAGAAACTTCACTACAAACATGAGAGCTGGCTCCTTCATCGAACTCTAAA aacCAACTTTGATTATCTTCAAGAGGTGCCTATCCTCACACTGGATGTCAATGAAGACTTTAAAGACAAGCATGAAAGCCTGGTTGAGAAG gTGAAAGAGTTTTTGAGTACTTTGTGA